One region of Primulina tabacum isolate GXHZ01 chromosome 17, ASM2559414v2, whole genome shotgun sequence genomic DNA includes:
- the LOC142531206 gene encoding uncharacterized protein LOC142531206 isoform X2, translating to MERYMAESMTPADDGSEPAIPSPQSVNSMFKTVVGGKKKGRMYGCGSMASTLYPDEMAPGRRGGTSGVSQSSESQQMADMRQTLDSSLRRNDELCERMQATEAENAVLRDRMASLEEQVRVLVAGMSQGATAHTSGRTLLGPGTSHRGRSCGAAIASSSRTHRLSQSYVPPTQGYGDGDDDDDDETQSL from the coding sequence ATGGAGCGCTACATGGCTGAGTCGATGACTCCCGCAGATGATGGATCAGAGCCTGCTATCCCCAGCCCACAGTCAGTGAACAGCATGTTCAAGACTGTGGTTGGGGGGAAGAAGAAGGGGAGGATGTACGGGTGTGGGTCGATGGCCAGCACCTTATATCCAGATGAGATGGCTCCGGGTCGACGTGGTGGGACATCGGGTGTCAGTCAGTCGTCTGAGTCCCAGCAAATGGCAGACATGCGACAGACTCTAGACTCATCGTTACGCCGTAACGATGAGCTTTGCGAGAGGATGCAGGCTACAGAGGCGGAGAACGCCGTGTTAAGAGATCGCATGGCGTCACTAGAGGAGCAGGTCCGAGTCCTAGTTGCAGGGATGTCACAGGGAGCTACTGCGCATACATCAGGCCGTACGTTGCTTGGACCAGGCACTTCTCACAGGGGTCGATCTTGTGGCGCAGCTATTGCTTCTTCATCTCGTACCCACAGATTATCACAGAGTTATGTTCCTCCGACGCAAGGGTACGGGGATGGAGACGACGACGACGATGACGAGACCCAGTCACTGTAG
- the LOC142531206 gene encoding uncharacterized protein LOC142531206 isoform X1, protein MFPNFNMEAPSSSRLLNVEMERYMAESMTPADDGSEPAIPSPQSVNSMFKTVVGGKKKGRMYGCGSMASTLYPDEMAPGRRGGTSGVSQSSESQQMADMRQTLDSSLRRNDELCERMQATEAENAVLRDRMASLEEQVRVLVAGMSQGATAHTSGRTLLGPGTSHRGRSCGAAIASSSRTHRLSQSYVPPTQGYGDGDDDDDDETQSL, encoded by the exons ATGTTTCCAAACTTCAATATGGAGGCTCCTTCTTCATCCCGCCTGCTCAAC GTGGAGATGGAGCGCTACATGGCTGAGTCGATGACTCCCGCAGATGATGGATCAGAGCCTGCTATCCCCAGCCCACAGTCAGTGAACAGCATGTTCAAGACTGTGGTTGGGGGGAAGAAGAAGGGGAGGATGTACGGGTGTGGGTCGATGGCCAGCACCTTATATCCAGATGAGATGGCTCCGGGTCGACGTGGTGGGACATCGGGTGTCAGTCAGTCGTCTGAGTCCCAGCAAATGGCAGACATGCGACAGACTCTAGACTCATCGTTACGCCGTAACGATGAGCTTTGCGAGAGGATGCAGGCTACAGAGGCGGAGAACGCCGTGTTAAGAGATCGCATGGCGTCACTAGAGGAGCAGGTCCGAGTCCTAGTTGCAGGGATGTCACAGGGAGCTACTGCGCATACATCAGGCCGTACGTTGCTTGGACCAGGCACTTCTCACAGGGGTCGATCTTGTGGCGCAGCTATTGCTTCTTCATCTCGTACCCACAGATTATCACAGAGTTATGTTCCTCCGACGCAAGGGTACGGGGATGGAGACGACGACGACGATGACGAGACCCAGTCACTGTAG
- the LOC142531190 gene encoding uncharacterized protein LOC142531190, which produces MFKRSEKKIKAVFKMQFQVTQVPQMKAKGLMISLVPVDVGKPTVRLPKAPITEGTCTWENPVYEAVKLVKEIKTGRIREKFYYMIVSTGSSKSGFLGEVSVDFADLAEANKPLKLTLPLQTSKSGAILHVTVQRIHGNPNSRCIEDDLSPMNESDECLDTELNDCYSQGKININSSESEGSSEATSRELNGSLGDTESDNNDYKTANGLGHLKNQMKMLERKAEVAEMEAQSLRQQIIKESKKGQKLSEQMVYLKQDRDALKAECEQLKSSSNSKNVEDESFYVQKETANMRRSLENVKQELENEKCLNKKMKLRLQETEDSNSEFVLTLGDLNKDLEQKNMKMAQLSSEIKALQSAPGALTIVPNKKMDQNEDMKALEYLVNNLGNDAEIQRLKQDVENLIFELEIQKNEKAEIRIDLQRLKLDYECLETESKEIYSTLSENQKEKMEMQHQYTESLAMVKQLKLQVASSEEEVKSQELHYSGTSNAVNELEIQVENLQKELENQAQAFEEDLDAVTNAKIMQEQRAIRAEEAFRKTRWNNANAAERLQEEFKRLSADMSLKIEENEKLAHMSIAEANDLRRRNEILENLLQKADEEHQIKRDEYERILHDLQEQKKGIWFKEKEHLEEEVASGGKEELIQANISLKSQIDQAKTKEENLHLEMKRLRQKNNEVKNNLLQAESEKENLKTEVSKLQSDLYNEKDERAALQNSIRSPVKAKNLVYNTAEEEESNTQTNLTDHLEQVSAKDINDRPFEERSKGIDNLPTTGQLDTEHMKRATHQTMLEQKSDHFSGSCDISSLLSEVISLREKNKSMEESLKEMHERYSEISLRFAEVEGERQQLVMTLRTLKNGKKN; this is translated from the exons ATGTTCAAACGAAGCGAGAAAAAGATCAAAGCTGTCTTCAAGATGCAATTTCAAGTAACACAG GTTCCACAGATGAAAGCAAAAGGCCTCATGATTTCTCTGGTTCCGGTGGATGTCGGAAAGCCAACGGTGAGATTGCCGAAAGCTCCAATCACTGAAGGAACCTGTACATGGGAAAATCCTGTCTATGAAGCGGTGAAATTAGTCAAAGAGATTAAAACAGGAAGAATTAGAGAGAAATTTTACTACATGATTGTGTCGACT GGATCGTCGAAATCAGGTTTTCTGGGAGAAGTCTCGGTTGATTTTGCTGATCTAGCGGAAGCAAACAAACCGTTGAAGTTAACTTTGCCGCTACAGACTTCAAAATCTGGAGCAATTTTGCAC GTTACAGTTCAGAGGATTCATGGAAATCCTAATTCAAG ATGTATAGAAGATGATCTATCACCAATGAATGAATCTGACGAGTGCTTAGATACGGAATTGAATGACTGCTATAGTCAAGGGAAGATAAACATAAATTCTTCTGAA AGTGAGGGCTCGAGTGAAGCAACAAGTCGTGAACTAAATGGAAGCTTAGGAGATACCGAATCGGATAATAATGATTATAAAACAGCAAACGGGTTGGGGCACttgaaaaatcaaatgaaaatgTTAGAAAGGAAGGCAGAGGTTGCAGAAATGGAAGCACAGTCCCTTAGGCAACAAATCATTAAGGAGAGCAAGAAAGGACAAAAGTTATCTGAGCAGATGGTTTACCTTAAACAAGATAGAGATGCACTTAAAGCAGAATGTGAGCAACTCAAGTCCTCGTCAAATAGTAAGAATGTGGAAGATGAATCGTTTTATGTACAAAAGGAGACTGCAAATATGAGAAGGTCGCTAGAAAATGTCAAGCAAGAGCTTGAAAATGAGAAGTGcttgaataaaaaaatgaagctCCGGTTGCAGGAAACAGAAGATTCAAATTCTGAATTTGTTCTTACCTTAGGAGATCTTAATAAAGATTTGGAGCAGAAGAACATGAAAATGGCTCAACTTTCAAGTGAAATTAAAGCCCTTCAAAGTGCACCAGGAGCCCTTACAATAGTTCCAAACAAAAAGATGGATCAAAATGAAGATATGAAAGCATTGGAATACCTGGTAAACAATCTTGGAAATGATGCTGAAATACAAAGGTTGAAGCAAGATGTTGAAAACCTCATTTTCGAATTAGAAATCCAGAAGAATGAAAAAGCAGAGATTCGAATAGACTTACAGAGGCTTAAGCTGGATTATGAATGTTTAGAGACGGAAAGCAAGGAAATCTACTCCACATTAAGTGAAAACCAAAAAGAAAAAATGGAAATGCAACATCAGTACACTGAATCTTTGGCTATGGTGAAGCAGTTGAAGCTCCAGGTAGCAAGCTCGGAGGAAGAAGTTAAAAGTCAGGAACTTCATTACTCTGGAACTTCGAATGCAGTTAATGAGCTTGAGATTCAGGTTGAGAACCTGCAAAAGGAACTGGAAAATCAGGCACAAGCATTTGAAGAAGATTTAGATGCAGTAACTAATGCAAAAATAATGCAGGAACAGAGAGCCATAAGAGCCGAGGAAGCCTTTAGGAAGACAAGGTGGAATAACGCAAATGCAGCAGAGCGACTTCAGGAGGAATTCAAAAGGCTTTCGGCTGATATGTCGTTAAAAATTGAGGAGAATGAAAAGTTGGCGCACATGTCGATTGCAGAAGCTAATGATTTGAGACGCAGGAATGAAATTCTTGAAAACCTGCTTCAGAAAGCTGATGAAGAACATCAAATAAAAAGAGATGAGTATGAAAGAATACTCCATGACCTTCAAGAACAAAAGAAAGGGATTTGGTTCAAGGAAAAGGAACACTTGGAGGAAGAAGTAGCATCAGGGGGAAAGGAAGAACTTATACAAGCAAACATTTCTTTGAAGTCTCAAATAGATCAGGCAAAGACAAAAGAAGAGAACTTGCATTTAGAAATGAAAAGGCTGAGACAGAAGAATAATGAGGTGAAGAATAATTTATTACAGGCAGAATCGGAGAAAGAAAACCTGAAGACAGAGGTCTCTAAATTACAGAGTGACTTATATAATGAGAAG GACGAGAGAGCAGCACTACAAAATTCAATCAGGTCTCCAGTGAAGGCAAAGAATCTTGTGTATAATACTGCAGAAGAAGAAGAGAGCAACACACAGACAAACCTTACAGATCACTTAGAGCAG GTGAGTGCCAAGGACATAAATGATAGACCGTTTGAAGAAAGAAGCAAGGGTATAGACAACCTTCCAACGACAGGGCAATTGGACACAGAACATATGAAAAG AGCAACTCACCAAACAATGCTGGAACAGAAAAGTGACCACTTCAGTGGTAGTTGTGATATTTCCAGCTTGTTGAGTGAAGTCATATCACTGAGGGAAAAAAACAAAAGCATGGAAGAAAGTTTGAAAGAAATGCATGAGAGATATTCAGAAATAAGTCTCAGATTTGCAGAGGTAGAAGGTGAACGGCAACAACTTGTCATGACCCTTCGTACCCTGAAAAACGGAAAGAAAAACTAG
- the LOC142532004 gene encoding protein SHORTAGE IN CHIASMATA 1, with amino-acid sequence MRTRFLATEHSSAAVRPLDYVRIPSPHIPPPDLPPFSADFAQPFNDVAVFSVSSEIDKLPIDDALSIFLSDVLPHFVDVADHEERGIASSKENFEVKREKTSNIKGWIGTEFVQFEVPQIDASSLSSPKSAFRYQMESLCTFSEISDAECTMDLSHTELLLPDHLKIKQSVYSVDDMKMEYPIEHNVPLLENTDSIQGQNISHNVKFPLFEVDARSLYTVDKIYMEDPLLIFENVETQQLTELDGVIGDSKELLGSMEFDLMKYVLNQRVSVQFLEETKFSLEVDYLSILEHTNFHKSSTLHQGKPDDSVCSMNSILFNEFQFFDLVIYNFYEVFSDAAKEIEAETCESMFGEVMNFKSFNEMIVCPELTLMDDSFKSLPVPMLSDCKNIHSLPSYIEEILLTQLDWQSSSTSDDLYLDWDFLGEYDCNIVEHSSCWKMLWEIDTYSIDSSINSSDNGKLIFNYILSENQSNEQSAENHDDVLNLPFSDVSIFHNSPSSSGKLDSNGLMNPADQRMTSGVEKVPLFGASMSNDLEFFLNPLNFNMQRVRLPEDKSTNTNTMCQVLSSNDDSLAAKAATFAPEQWNVKLHHKGDLDSTSAEEERKTKLEEMLNTVQVMMMDENQPVKAVYEDKSCTVMLVPSMQPGSESKQNDSCKPFCPDTVIIVNTRNFNDEMVISRRSTYKKILEMEKEGAQIVERDISLPIDIIASAKVCLTWYDCKNIGKKASAPNEAFSCLPLCVESIAASTLTSLSFAFGCCILIFEGEGNFLGGIMESSDELYAAAASLGIDVQIFCSYSSEMTEEIILSCINKISKLDRGLFPKMSESESLAESFLTTFPSINPLSAHAILSSDTVLGKFMGFSNESKLCSLRKYQVPEESVSLLSTISRFGEREDSKSGLTDCSSVSSVLDSENVQFKSASERKKPKYSPNLYHAEEPSNCSFHLESLKLLPDELNHPKFSVSCNSWMPGTAAIFDEPGNFNISFDDKLRSYSERFDVDTNKMPTNMPKPYDFPVSKSLSTIDTVCDPDWRSATTRFSVQSTKVFGNSQENLKGEVIDVQGTPEFGDDLPFENLCSFSPFLLDAEKDYAGRNSRSKFSLSANNIDVVTNPFHTDSTFDAWIPRKDGQIIGEETKTHFETNNSDNISMECQKGLLKVNMIEETPKNFCTRPSQENRTNSYGGTPLSNALHSTQLQQRSPWTIEFLNRIKEKSRLRKQSLSYNPSSPCFVSSGNTSNNAKRKSPSIFESYKYEVGSTSKNIGEQKKQKRASQPPNSMKNENTSTSRPPLWTPLDKRARRVLSFATKGSGGQSKLVWKDNNSHTAKRRF; translated from the exons ATGCGCACTCGCTTCCTCGCCACCGAGCACTCCTCCGCGGCTGTCCGGCCCCTGGATTATGTCCGCATTCCATCCCCTCACATTCCTCCTCCAGATCTTCCACCGTTCTCCGCCGATTTCGCACAGCCCTTCAATGATGTTGCTGTTTTCAGTGTCTCTTCCGAAATTGACAAGCTTCCTATCGACGATGCTCTTTCCATCTTCCTGTCTGACGTGCTTCCACACTTCGTCGATGTTGCTGATCATGAGGAACGGGGAATTGCTAGCTCCAAGGAAAATTTCGAG GTAAAACGTGAGAAAACATCCAATATTAAGGGCTGGATTGGTACTGAATTTGTGCAATTTGAAGTTCCCCAGATCGATGCCTCCTCGCTTTCATCA CCAAAAAGTGCATTTCGTTATCAAATGGAGAGCTTGTGTACTTTCTCGGAGATTTCAGATGCCGAATGTACTATG GATCTAAGTCATACTGAGCTTCTGCTACCTGATCACCTAAAGATTAAACAATCTGTTTATTCAGTTGATGACATGAAGATGGAATACCCAATTGAGCATAATGTTCCTTTGCTGGAAAATACTGATTCTATTCAAGGACAAAATATTTCCCATAATGTTAAATTTCCCCTTTTTGAAGTTGATGCGAGAAGTCTATATACGGTTGACAAAATATATATGGAGGATCCACTTCTAATTTTTGAGAATGTTGAAACTCAGCAGTTGACAGAACTAGATGGTGTAATTGGTGACAGCAAGGAGCTTTTGGGTTCTATGGAATTTGACTTAATGAAGTATGTACTAAATCAACGTGTTTCAGTTCAGTTCCTCGAAGAGACAAAATTTTCACTGGAAGTTGACTATTTAAGTATTTTAGAACACACAAACTTCCATAAATCTTCCACGCTCCATCAGGGGAAGCCGGATGATTCAGTTTGTTCAATGAACTCAATCCTCTTCAATGAATTTCAGTTCTTTGATTTGGTTATATATAATTTCTATGAGGTATtctcagatgcagcaaaggagatTGAGGCAGAGACATGTGAATCCATGTTTGGAGAAGTTatgaactttaaaagttttaatgaAATGATCGTGTGCCCTGAGCTAACACTCATGGATGACTCTTTCAAATCACTGCCTGTACCTATGCTCTCAGATTGTAAAAATATTCACTCATTGCCTTCATACATTGAAGAAATACTTCTGACGCAGTTAGATTGGCAGTCTTCATCAACGTCTGATGATCTGTATCTAGACTGGGATTTTCTTGGAGAATATGATTGCAATATTGTCGAACATTCTTCTTGCTGGAAAATGTTGTGGGAAATAGATACTTACAGCATTGACTCATCTATCAATTCTAGTGACAACGGAAAGctgatatttaattatattctcTCTGAAAATCAATCCAATGAACAAAGTGCAGAAAACCACGACGACGTGCTGAATCTACCTTTTAGTGACGTCTCTATATTCCATAATTCACCTTCTTCTTCTGGTAAATTAGATTCTAATGGCTTGATGAATCCTGCAGATCAAAGAATGACAAGTGGTGTTGAGAAAGTTCCATTGTTTGGGGCATCAATGTCTAAtgatcttgaattttttttgaatcCTCTCAACTTCAATATGCAAAGGGTGCGCTTGCCTGAAGACAAGTCCACTAATACAAATACTATGTGTCAAGTGCTTTCATCCAACGATGATTCATTAGCTGCTAAAGCTGCCACTTTCGCTCCGGAGCAGTGGAATGTCAAATTGCATCAT AAAGGAGATTTAGACTCCACATCAGCCGAAGAAGAGAGAAAAACTAAATTGGAAGAGATGTTAAATACTGTACAAGTGATGATGATGGATGAAAATCAACCTGTGAAAGCTGTATATGAAGATAAATCCTGCACTGTGATGCTAGTTCCATCCATGCAACCAGGATCGGAGTCAAAACAAAATGACTCGTGCAAGCCTTTTTGCCCTGACACTGTCATAATTGTGAATACCCGAAACTTCAACGATGAAATGGTAATTTCAAGGAGAAgcacatataaaaaaattcttgaaatGGAGAAAGAAGGGGCACAAATTGTAGAACGTGACATAAGTCTTCCAATAGATATTATCGCAAGTGCTAAAGTTTGCCTCACTTGGTACGACTGCAAAAATATTGGAAAGAAAGCTTCAGCTCCAAATGAGGCCTTTTCATGCTTGCCTCTATGTGTTGAAAGCATTGCAGCAAGTACTTTGACATCATTGAGTTTTGCTTTTGGTTGCTGCATCCTG ATCTTTGAGGGAGAAGGCAATTTCCTTGGTGGAATAATGGAATCATCAGATGAGCTCTATGCTGCCGCTGCAAGCTTAGGAATTGATGTACAGATCTTCTGCTCGTATTCATCTGAGATGACTGAAGAAATTATATTATCCTGCATCAACAAAATATCAAAGTTGGACAGGGGCCTCTTTCCGAAAATGTCTGAATCGGAAAGTCTAGCAGAATCGTTCCTCAcaacatttccttccataaatcCTCTTTCAGCTCATGCAATATTATCTTCAGATACCGTACTTGGCAAGTTTATGGGATTTTCAAACGAAAGTAAACTCTGTAGTCTTCGAAAATATCAGGTTCCGGAAGAAAGCGTCTCTTTGTTAAGTACAATAAGCAGATTTGGGGAGAGGGAGGATTCTAAATCTGGATTGACTGACTGCTCCTCAGTATCTTCAGTTCTTGACTCAGAAAATGTACAGTTCAAAAGTGCAtccgagaggaagaaaccaaAATATTCTCCCAACCTTTATCATGCTGAAGAGCCTTCAAATTGCTCTTTTCATTTGGAATCTCTAAAGCTACTCCCAGATGAACTTAATCATCCCAAATTTTCTGTTTCTTGTAATTCTTGGATGCCTGGAACTGCTGCGATATTTGATGAACCCGGGAACTTCAATATATCTTTTGACGACAAATTAAGGAGTTATAGTGAAAGATTTGATGTGGATACAAATAAGATGCCCACTAATATGCCAAAACCTTATGATTTTCCAGTGTCAAAAAGTCTTTCTACAATTGACACAGTTTGTGATCCAGATTGGAGATCAGCAACAACTAGATTCAGCGTTCAAAGTACCAAGGTATTTGGGAATTCACAGGAAAATTTAAAGGGTGAAGTCATTGATGTACAGGGTACTCCAGAATTTGGTGATGATTTACCGTTTGAAAATTTATGTAGCTTTTCACCTTTTCTACTTGATGCGGAGAAAGATTATGCAGGAAGAAATTCTAGGAGTAAATTTTCTTTAAGTGCAAATAATATTGACGTGGTCACAAATCCCTTTCATACTGATTCTACCTTTGATGCCTGGATTCCTAGAAAAGATGGACAAATTATTGGGGAAGAAACAAAAACACATTTTGAAACCAATAACAGCGACAATATTTCCATGGAGTGCCAAAAAGGGCTTCTCAAAGTGAATATGATAGAAGAAACTCCCAAAAATTTCTGCACACGACCTTCTCAAGAAAATCGTACAAACAGTTATGGTGGCACACCACTATCCAATGCCCTTCACTCGACCCAACTGCAGCAGAGATCACCCTGGACTATTGAATTTCTCAACAGGATAAAGGAAAAAAGTAGACTGCGCAAACAGTCTCTTTCATATAATCCATCCTCCCCTTGCTTTGTTTCTTCAGGAAACACATCAAATAATGCTAAACGAAAGAGTCCCTCTATTTTTGAATCATACAAGTATGAAGTAGGTAGTACCTCAAAGAATATAGGTGAACAAAAGAAACAAAAGAGAGCATCCCAACCACCCAATTCGATGAAGAATGAGAATACATCAACCTCACGCCCTCCGTTGTGGACACCGCTAGATAAGAGGGCTAGACGA GTGCTATCTTTTGCAACAAAAGGAAGTGGCGGGCAAAGTAAGTTGGTCTGGAAGGATAATAATTCTCATACTGCAAAAAGAAGATTTTAG